The Manihot esculenta cultivar AM560-2 chromosome 1, M.esculenta_v8, whole genome shotgun sequence genome has a window encoding:
- the LOC110614725 gene encoding uncharacterized protein LOC110614725 codes for MNMFVILMLLSFSLSCIKVAEMRPLRDQQLLNMQDDGVLFQSLQKGQDKSSGSNPCSNVPGQGTGVCSNKIAGNVERSTPAFSKLVMAETMPQRDQQWLIDMQDGSLFHSLQKGQGKSSGSNPCGNVPGQSKGICSRKIAGNIVRAPPPLSNPVMDIAVASSIANEADNKQHQTS; via the coding sequence ATGAACATGTTTGTTATCCTTATGCTTTTATCCTTTTCCTTGTCTTGCATAAAGGTTGCTGAAATGAGGCCCCTGCGAGACCAGCAATTGCTGAACATGCAGGATGATGGGGTGCTGTTTCAGTCCTTACAGAAAGGCCAGGACAAGTCGTCTGGTTCCAATCCATGCAGCAACGTCCCTGGACAGGGCACTGGAGTTTGCTCCAACAAAATAGCTGGGAATGTTGAACGTTCCACTCCTGCATTTTCTAAGCTTGTGATGGCTGAAACGATGCCCCAGCGAGACCAGCAATGGCTGATTGACATGCAGGATGGGTCGCTATTTCACTCCCTGCAGAAAGGCCAGGGGAAGTCGTCTGGTTCGAATCCATGCGGTAATGTCCCTGGACAGAGCAAAGGCATTTGCTCTAGGAAAATAGCTGGGAATATAGTACGTGCGCCTCCTCCACTTTCGAACCCTGTCATGGATATTGCTGTTGCTTCTTCCATTGCAAACGAGGCCGATAATAAACAACATCAAACTTCTTGA
- the LOC110611147 gene encoding transcription factor MTB3, giving the protein MGEKFLLNEEKAMVESLLGMEACEFLIASASNNVMADLVSPPSNLGVQQGLCQLVDCSNWNYAILWYASSLKSGGSILSWGDGVCRNPQGGGAGEGRDSKFEAAEKREEVKKIVLQKLHACFNMSDGDNYAASLDGVSDVELFYLISMYFTFRCDSSYTPAESYKSGRSIWASDVVSCLEQYQLRSVLARSAGLQTVVFLPVKCGVVELGSIKSIPEEHNLVERAKTIFGVSNAVQARACPKIFGHELSLGGTKSRSISINFSPKVEDDLVFASESYAEAIGTNPVYGSTSNGCTGDANEAKLFPHLNQMNLSGFNAETMVTGLEQPKDDLSPQLDERKPRKRGRKPANGREEPLNHVEAERQRREKLNQRFYALRAVVPNISKMDKASLLGDAITYITDLQMKIRVLETEKEMTNNRRKQPSVPEIDFQSRQEDAVVRLSCPLDAHPVSRILETFQEHQITAQECNVSTTTENDKIIHTFSIRTQSGVAEQLKEKLETALSK; this is encoded by the coding sequence ATGGGTGAGaaatttttattgaatgaaGAAAAGGCCATGGTAGAATCCTTATTAGGTATGGAGGCTTGCGAATTTTTGATCGCATCTGCTTCTAACAATGTAATGGCAGATTTGGTTTCTCCTCCTAGTAATTTGGGTGTGCAGCAGGGGTTGTGCCAGCTTGTAGATTGTTCCAATTGGAATTATGCAATTCTCTGGTATGCATCCAGCTTGAAATCTGGTGGGTCCATCTTGTCTTGGGGTGATGGGGTTTGCCGAAATCCCCAGGGCGGTGGAGCTGGAGAGGGGAGGGATAGCAAATTTGAGGCAGctgagaaaagagaagaagtgaAGAAGATTGTGCTTCAAAAGCTGCATGCATGCTTTAATATGTCAGATGGTGATAATTATGCAGCCAGTTTGGATGGGGTTTCAGATGTGGAACTTTTTTACCTAATTTCGATGTATTTTACTTTCCGGTGTGATTCATCATATACTCCTGCAGAGTCGTATAAGTCTGGTAGATCAATTTGGGCTTCAGATGTGGTTAGTTGTTTAGAGCAGTATCAGTTAAGATCAGTTTTGGCAAGGTCAGCTGGACTCCAAACGGTAGTCTTCTTACCTGTTAAGTGTGGAGTTGTAGAGCTCGGTTCAATCAAGTCCATACCTGAAGAGCATAATCTTGTGGAAAGGGCAAAAACTATCTTTGGGGTATCAAATGCTGTGCAGGCGAGAGCATGTCCAAAAATTTTTGGCCATGAACTAAGTTTGGGTGGCACAAAATCCCGATCAATTAGTATTAACTTCTCTCCAAAAGTTGAAGATGATCTGGTTTTTGCTTCAGAATCTTATGCAGAAGCAATAGGCACTAATCCAGTTTATGGAAGTACTTCTAATGGCTGCACTGGCGACGCTAATGAAGCAAAACTGTTTCCACATTTGAACCAAATGAATCTTTCGGGTTTCAATGCTGAAACTATGGTCACTGGTTTGGAGCAGCCTAAGGATGATCTGTCTCCTCAGCTAGATGAACGAAAACCAAGGAAGAGAGGGAGAAAGCCTGCAAATGGGCGGGAAGAGCCACTGAATCATGTTGAAGCAGAGCGACAGAGGAGGGAGAAGCTCAACCAGAGATTCTATGCATTAAGAGCTGTTGTCCCCAATATTTCTAAAATGGACAAGGCCTCTCTACTTGGTGATGCTATTACCTATATCACTGATCTCCAGATGAAGATTAGAGTTTTGGAAACTGAGAAGGAGATGACTAACAATAGACGAAAGCAACCATCAGTCCCAGAGATTGATTTCCAGTCAAGACAGGAAGATGCAGTAGTGAGGTTGAGTTGTCCTTTGGATGCTCACCCAGTTTCTAGGATCCTAGAAACATTCCAAGAACATCAAATTACTGCTCAAGAGTGTAATGTGTCCACCACAACGGAGAATGATAAGATCATCCACACATTCTCTATCCGGACTCAAAGTGGTGTCGCTGAGCAGTTGAAGGAGAAACTGGAGACTGCCCTTTCTAAATGA